CTTTGCTTCTCAGCAGCAGTCTACGGGCGTACAGTCGGCAGCAGACGGCGCGTCTGTGAACgcgtccatgtcgacggAAACGACGCGGTCGCAGCACTTGAAACCTCCGGGCGATCCCGTGCCTCTCCAGATGGACTTGTCATTTGAGGCGATGCAGTACATGGACGACCTCATGTCCCAGCCGAATCTCAACATGGCGGAGTTCTACAAcgttgccggcgacgatAAAAATACGAACGTGTCCTCCACGGCCAGTCCGATGCCCGACTTTTCGAATGTCGTGACGGCACAACAGGAGGCGGCCCTGCGGCAACAGGCGCTCACTCTTCAAACGCAGCCTCCCAAGGACAGCCATGTCCCGCCATACCTGTGGAGCGACCCTTTCACGGTGATGAACACCAAATTTGAAGAGGGCCAGATGGTGGAGGACACGGACATGCTTGGTGACGACTTCAACTGGCAGGACTGGAGCCAGAGCATTCGCGGGCTGGAGATGGAGAGCACGGAACCGCCGAAAGGATGGTAAAGGGTCGCAATGCGAATGATGACTTCTGGAAACGAGAACGAGAAATATGATGCGCAAGGGAATTCATTTGGCGAGGTAGGAGTTGTCATGCTACTTTCAGCAAGTGGCGTCTGGGCGCCTGGAGTGGCGATCGTTGTAGAGTGTACGATCGAACCATCCTCAGAATAAGGGGACTTATGGACGATTCAATATGAAGCATTCTTCTTGGATTGAGGCCAAGATGCCAGAGTCGCCCCCTTTGGGCTTGTGTTGACATGGAGGTACCGCTATATCGGACAGGTCCCAGTGGCGTATCTGCCTTGGCACATACCACTCAAGAGGACCCAGAAGTACCAATCTAGTACCAAGGTAGGGACTCTATGGCAAGtgctcgagaagctcggccCTCCGGTCAATTGCGCGACTTTAGGTGAGCCGGGTGAGCCATGCGGGTGTGGTCTCGCGACCTATGCAATGCAACTATATGGGGGCCCTATAGAGGCATAATATTGTGCTTTTGTCCattctttcttttttttaCGTCTTGGTTGCTACCACGGGAGAATCGACCTTTTCCTAGCACCTGATGAGCCCGTCAGGGAGGCAAAAGTTTATTGCAAGCATAATGGTGGTGTAGCTAGGGCGAGGTCGATCGCCGCATAAGTGCCGGAGCGACGTTGCGCCCGCTCGCTTCGATCCGGCGCCGCCGTAGCAAACGGCAAGGAATAGACGGGAACCCGAGGAGGCGCTTGGCAGACTTCGTTTTGTCGGTGCGAACTGAAATCGAATGGTAAAAGTACTTATGTCAACGCCAGGCCCCGGGTACGGAACTATCCTAAGGTACTCTCGACTGAAGCCATCGTAGGTGGCATATGCTATAGCTGTGCTGCCCCTCGCTGGCACTACcaggtggcagcggcggcggcggcggcggctatgCCTTCCTCTTTTCCTACGCGGGTTTAGCAGGAGGGAACCTAGGAACTGCAGTATGAATCGGGGATTTACGGCGTCTAGCTAGGAGTTACTTAATACCCATGTTAATAGAAAGACCAAATAGCCGATCGGTTGCTGATTTCTCGTATTCTTCTTATCATATAATTGTTGACTTAATAAGGTTTATATAGGTAAAGTAGTAGCCAGATCGTCGGGGAGCCTGGGCGAGGTGATACAGGATGATATTAGGGTCTTACTTTCGCGCTGCCTAGCGTCTAATGTCACTCTGCGCGGGAGAGCTGACGTACATGCGTGTGTCCGTATATGTATGTGTATGGTCTATTATATTATGCTATGTCCTCTGAGCCGCGCTGCATAGCGTCTAATGTCACTCTGCACGGGAGAGCcagtgtgcgtgcgtgcgtgtgtatatatgtgtgtgtgttgtcTGCTATACGATGCTATGTCCTCTGAGCCGCGCTGCATAGGATATGCGGGTTATATGCACCTTGAAAATCTCGCTAGTTATGAATGACCTCGGACGGCCGACCCGGAGCACTCCGTACCTAGCAGCAGTGACGACGTATCCTCTAGGCTGTCGGCGGCTTAGACGCGGTATTATTGCGTCGGAAGCGTTCAAGATGTCGCCGTAAACTGTTTATCGACTGGTATATCGACTAATAGATATGTGAGGCAGACGAGTGGCCTAGAGTCGACCACGACTCTCGGGTTAAACGTCCCGACCCGTCATCCTAACCGACGGCAAAAAGTGCTATTCTGCATCAGACATTCGACGTACTGTAGCATGCCTACTCGCGGTAATGTAACCTAAGGTCACGCCAGAAGAGAGGAGCCTTCTCCCCACCTGTCTATATAAAGGAGAAACAAGCTCTAGGAGTAGAGGCTTACAAGTCCTTCAGCGTTTCTCAGCACCAGAACCAACACCACCAGGACCGCCAGCATGACTCTCTCCTCGctcctcgccagcgccctACTCGCTGCCACGACAGCTCTTGCTCAGAACGAATACGCCCGTGTACCCCTTGACGAGCCACTCAACTGGGTCGCCGGCCCCAGTCTCTTCCCAGTCAATGTTATCGCCGGTTATAACGCTGAACTCGCGGCGTACGACCGCGAGTCCTGGGCCAACCACGTCCTAGAACAGTGCTCTACGTTTTCCGATTGCACGTCCACAATCTCCTTCTCGGGTGAGACCAGCCTCCCACTTTGCTATACACGCTCGTCGCAACCAGGAAATGGATGTGGTAGAGCTAATGCTTGCTCTGAGTAGCCATCAACAGCGGCACCCCCAAGACGCGCTTCTGGTTCGGCTATgtcttccgcggcggcccaacCACCCAGGCCAACTATGAGAGGCGCGCTGGCGTCCTGGGCTCTGTCGCTTATTCTATCGTCGAATAGTGAAGGGGCCGGTCGTTTCTGCCCTGTCTCCTTGCTCAAGTCTGTCCCCTAGTTTCGGTAGTTTAGTAGTCAACGCCAGTCATTCAACGATCAGCCAAGGTCTAGGATTATTTGGTAGGCAACGGCATTCCAATCTTTATCGCTCCATACCAAGTAGCAAATTGAATATTTGTCTATTTAAACTCTTTAAACTCGCCTACAGTCGCAGCGCTGGCTAGGATACGAAGCAACTTATGAACAGGTAGCCTCTGAAATAGGcatgacgatggtgacgtTCGAGTTTTGTTGACGTGCGCTTGCCCGCCCACTGGCACCCGTTCGTGGGGGGGCATTTGCTCGGGGGTTCGGGACCTGCAATGAGTCAAGAAGGCGCGGCCTTTGCATCGTAAGAGATGGCGGACGTACAAGCGACAGCTATCAACCTGCCAGTGCGCCCAAGCGACCTGGCCAACCTTAAGCGGCCGGCTGACCCCGCGCTGTTATGGCTTTTTGTGCCGTGCAGGCCACCTCCATGTCCTTCGCATCTCTTGGTCCCTCCCTAATAAGAAACCAATGTGCACTGCATGAATCAGCTCCCCCATCTTAAGCATCGATCAGAGAGCCGCACCCGACTGACCAACTGCCCGTTCTGAAGGCACCTCCTCCAACCACTATGCTGAACAACGCAACCCAAGTCGCCCAGCAGACACTCCAGTCGACCTCCTCGATCAGATCGAGGCACAACAATGGCTGACCAGTCGGTTGCCAAGGCGATCGAACGGATATCATTTGTCACTTAGGATGATGTCAGGAGTGCGTTCGTCGCTGCTTTCGCCAAGCCCGCCCCTCCCATCAAAGCGAGCACAGTCAGGAGTGTCGTTACGGATCTCAAGTCGCccgaggcgacgatgcagcGTATATAATGGGAGACATCGTTATCGAGGAGCCTTTGACAATGAAGCAATTCCAGAGCGTTCACTTATATCCCGACGGCACACAGGCAGGCTTCGAGATCGATTATACATTGCCATAGAAGTTCACCCGTCCGATTCGGGATAAGTTCGAGGTGAAGTCGCCGTGGAAGGGGACTGGACTGACCACTGCATAAAGGCTTCCCAGAGGGCTAACGCCTTTATAAACAACATCAACCGCCTTAATGCTCTCATAGATAAATTGGAAAGTTAGATATTCTGGTTAAGGCAGCCGAAAAGTGTGGGATTCCTAGATCGCAGGCCGAACTGCTGGTCAAAAGCGGTAAAATCGAAAATGCTGTCAAGGCTGCAATGACGCGTCATGCAGTCAAATCAGCGTTCATCAATGACACGTAGCAGAGCGCGGGTCTGACCGCGACCTTCGACATTCAACGGCTCTTCGACGGGCAATTCCTGCAATACCTTACTAACATTAGTTTCAGTCGACTCTATGGTGGCTCCGCTGGGCCCTTTTCATCTTGGGGGTTGGGCACTCTTTCTTCGGCAACGGCATTATACTAGGCGTATTTATGGGAACAGCCTTCGGGGCTCTTAGTCTTGCGAATACGGGAGCTTGCGCACGTTTCGGAAAGGGTCTCGGGGTAAATATCCTCGGTGGTGCAGCAGCGTGGGGTGAGATAACTGCAGGTGCTATTGCTCGTGGAGCGCCCGTGGGACCCATGTGTCACGTGCCCTACCGGCTCCACGAGTATACGTATATATAGCTAGCTATCTTAGTAGACCCCGCTTATAGAGTAGTAATAAAGGAGGCTTCTTACATACTCTTATAGTTAATAGTAATTATATACTAGATTTTAatctataataatattaatgGATTATAGACTATACTTTATAAATATTTAATGAGGTACTTTTAGCCGCTATGTATTAAAGTATAAGTCTAATAAGtataaaataataaagcGCTTAGAGTCAGCGGGGACTTAGGCACCTTGAGGTACTAGCCCGCTGAGCGGCTGCGCCTGGGCCCCCACCTGCCATGGAGCGTCAGGCAGCTGTGAGGTGGTCATGTGACCTGCCGTGAACACATCACTTGCAGTGCATGTCTGCCTCCCCTCACAGCAAACTCATCATCTCCCCCAAACAAAGCCCTGGAACTCACCGTTTGTGACCGTGTCTGGAGAAAACGGTCA
This region of Purpureocillium takamizusanense chromosome 9, complete sequence genomic DNA includes:
- a CDS encoding uncharacterized protein (EggNog:ENOG503P7EA~SECRETED:SignalP(1-19~SECRETED:cutsite=ALA-QN~SECRETED:prob=0.9111)), giving the protein MTLSSLLASALLAATTALAQNEYARVPLDEPLNWVAGPSLFPVNVIAGYNAELAAYDRESWANHVLEQCSTFSDCTSTISFSAINSGTPKTRFWFGYVFRGGPTTQANYERRAGVLGSVAYSIVE